One Undibacter mobilis genomic region harbors:
- the rpsN gene encoding 30S ribosomal protein S14, whose protein sequence is MAKTSSVEKNKRRRRMAKKFGPRRARLKAIVQNKELPMEERFAATLKLAELPRNSAKVRIHNRCELTGRPHAFYRKHKLSRIALRDLGNKGLIPGLVKSSW, encoded by the coding sequence ATGGCTAAGACGAGTTCGGTCGAAAAGAACAAGCGCCGTCGCCGCATGGCGAAGAAGTTCGGGCCGCGTCGTGCGCGCCTGAAGGCGATTGTGCAGAACAAGGAACTGCCGATGGAGGAGCGCTTTGCAGCGACCCTCAAGCTGGCAGAACTGCCGCGCAACTCCGCGAAGGTGCGCATCCATAACCGCTGCGAGCTGACGGGCCGTCCTCACGCCTTTTACCGCAAGCACAAGCTCAGCCGTATTGCGCTGCGCGACCTCGGCAACAAGGGCCTGATTCCAGGCCTTGTGAAGTCGAGCTGGTAA
- the rpsH gene encoding 30S ribosomal protein S8 yields MVNDPIGDMITRIRNAQMRNKSKVSMPGSKQRERVAEVLKIEGYVRGYAVVAHANGRSELEIELKYFDGAPVIREIERVSKPGRRVYASVKNLPRINNGLGVAIVSTPKGVMADHAARDANVGGEILCTVF; encoded by the coding sequence ATGGTAAACGATCCGATCGGCGACATGATCACGCGCATCCGCAACGCGCAGATGCGTAACAAGTCCAAGGTTTCGATGCCGGGCTCCAAGCAGCGCGAGCGCGTTGCCGAAGTGCTCAAGATCGAAGGCTACGTCCGCGGCTATGCCGTGGTGGCGCATGCCAACGGCCGCAGCGAGCTCGAGATCGAACTCAAGTATTTCGACGGCGCTCCGGTGATCCGCGAAATCGAGCGCGTCTCGAAGCCTGGCCGCCGCGTCTATGCGTCGGTCAAGAACCTGCCGCGTATCAACAACGGTCTCGGCGTTGCCATCGTCTCGACGCCGAAGGGCGTCATGGCGGACCACGCCGCGCGCGACGCCAATGTTGGCGGCGAAATTCTCTGCACGGTGTTCTGA
- the rplF gene encoding 50S ribosomal protein L6: MSRIGKKPISVPSGVTANVEGQTVKVKGAKGALQFTFPDDVALSLDKGAVKVEPRNESKRARSLWGTSRTLVSNLMTGVSKGFEEKLEINGVGYRAAVQGKNLQLQLGYSHDVVFPIPAGIAIATPKPTEIVITGIDKQVVGQVAAEIRAFRGPEPYKGKGVKYAGEFIFRKEGKKK, translated from the coding sequence ATGTCCCGTATTGGCAAAAAACCGATCTCCGTTCCGTCGGGCGTCACCGCAAACGTCGAAGGCCAAACCGTCAAGGTGAAGGGTGCCAAGGGCGCTCTGCAATTCACCTTCCCGGATGACGTTGCGCTGTCCCTCGACAAGGGCGCCGTGAAGGTCGAGCCGCGCAATGAATCCAAGCGCGCTCGCTCGCTGTGGGGTACTTCGCGCACGCTGGTCTCGAATCTGATGACCGGCGTCAGCAAGGGCTTCGAAGAGAAACTCGAGATCAACGGCGTCGGTTACCGCGCGGCGGTGCAGGGCAAGAACCTGCAGCTCCAGCTCGGCTACTCGCACGACGTGGTGTTCCCGATCCCGGCCGGCATCGCGATTGCGACGCCGAAGCCGACGGAAATCGTGATCACCGGCATCGATAAGCAGGTCGTCGGCCAGGTCGCCGCCGAAATCCGTGCCTTCCGCGGTCCCGAACCGTACAAGGGCAAGGGCGTCAAGTACGCCGGCGAATTCATCTTCCGCAAGGAAGGCAAGAAGAAGTAA
- the rplR gene encoding 50S ribosomal protein L18 has product MSKANIRTARRTASVRRKIKAVSTGRARLSVFRSSKHMHVQLIDDEKGVTVASASTLEKDLRGSLKSGANIEAAKQVGKLIAERAKKQGIKDVVFDRGGYIYHGRIKALAEAAREGGLNF; this is encoded by the coding sequence ATGTCGAAAGCCAATATCCGCACCGCGCGGCGGACGGCGTCGGTTCGGCGCAAGATCAAGGCCGTGTCAACCGGTCGCGCCCGTCTGTCGGTGTTCCGCTCGTCGAAGCACATGCACGTTCAGCTCATCGACGACGAGAAGGGCGTTACCGTCGCGTCCGCCTCGACGCTCGAGAAGGATCTGCGTGGCAGCCTGAAGTCCGGCGCCAATATCGAGGCCGCCAAGCAGGTCGGGAAACTGATTGCCGAGCGTGCCAAGAAGCAGGGCATCAAGGACGTCGTGTTCGACCGCGGCGGCTACATCTATCACGGCCGCATCAAGGCCCTGGCCGAAGCCGCCCGCGAAGGCGGGCTGAACTTCTAA
- the rpsE gene encoding 30S ribosomal protein S5 has translation MAQEPRRDRERGHGREERDSEFTDKLVHINRVAKVVKGGKRFGFAALVVVGDQKGRVGFGHGKAREVPEAIRKATDAAKRSLTRVALREGRTLHHDVFGRHGAGKVYLRAAPPGTGIIAGGPMRAVFETLGMQDIVAKSLGSSNPYNVVRATFDALKHQDSPRSVAGRRNLKVSTLQSRRREGADEVAAD, from the coding sequence ATGGCACAAGAACCCCGCAGAGACCGCGAGCGCGGCCACGGTCGTGAAGAGCGCGATAGCGAGTTCACGGACAAGCTGGTCCATATCAATCGCGTCGCCAAGGTGGTCAAGGGCGGCAAGCGCTTCGGTTTCGCCGCGCTGGTTGTCGTCGGCGATCAGAAGGGCCGCGTCGGCTTCGGTCACGGCAAGGCGCGTGAAGTGCCGGAAGCGATCCGTAAGGCGACCGATGCGGCCAAGCGTTCGCTGACCCGCGTCGCGTTGCGCGAAGGCCGCACGCTGCATCACGACGTGTTCGGCCGCCACGGCGCCGGCAAGGTCTACCTGCGCGCGGCGCCTCCCGGCACCGGCATCATCGCCGGCGGCCCGATGCGCGCCGTGTTCGAAACGCTCGGCATGCAGGACATTGTCGCCAAGTCGCTCGGTTCGTCGAACCCGTACAACGTCGTGCGCGCAACCTTCGACGCGCTCAAGCACCAGGACTCGCCGCGCTCGGTCGCCGGTCGCCGCAACCTCAAGGTTTCGACCTTGCAGTCGCGCCGCCGCGAAGGCGCCGACGAAGTCGCGGCCGACTGA
- the rpmD gene encoding 50S ribosomal protein L30, with protein sequence MATAKKTLKVQQIASPLRCHFDQRQTLIGLGLNKVGRVSELPDTPQTHGMIRKLPHLVRIVEETK encoded by the coding sequence ATGGCCACCGCGAAGAAGACCCTCAAGGTGCAGCAGATCGCCAGCCCGCTGCGCTGCCATTTCGATCAGCGCCAGACCCTCATCGGCCTCGGGCTGAACAAGGTCGGCCGCGTCAGCGAATTGCCGGACACGCCGCAAACCCACGGCATGATCCGCAAGCTGCCGCATCTGGTGCGGATCGTCGAAGAGACGAAGTGA
- the rplO gene encoding 50S ribosomal protein L15 has protein sequence MKLNEIADNPGARKNRLRIGRGIGSGMGKTGGRGGKGQTARSGVRIKGFEGGQMPLHRRLPKRGFRNTAFQARLNEVSLGKLQAAIDAGKLDAKATVDAEAMVKAGLMRRAKDGVKLLGTGELKAKVDVAVYGATKTAVAAIEKAGGSVKILKPVVEEDDEPRGKNKRKAAKQA, from the coding sequence ATGAAACTCAACGAGATCGCCGACAATCCCGGCGCCCGCAAGAACCGCCTGCGCATCGGCCGCGGCATCGGCTCCGGCATGGGCAAGACCGGCGGCCGCGGCGGCAAGGGCCAGACCGCGCGTTCCGGCGTGCGCATCAAGGGCTTCGAAGGCGGCCAGATGCCGCTGCATCGCCGCCTGCCGAAGCGTGGCTTCCGCAACACTGCGTTCCAGGCGCGCCTCAACGAGGTGAGCCTCGGCAAGCTACAGGCCGCTATCGACGCCGGCAAGCTCGACGCCAAGGCGACGGTTGACGCCGAGGCGATGGTGAAGGCTGGCCTGATGCGCCGAGCCAAGGACGGCGTGAAGCTGCTCGGCACCGGCGAACTGAAGGCCAAGGTCGATGTCGCTGTTTACGGTGCGACCAAGACGGCCGTCGCCGCGATCGAAAAGGCGGGCGGATCGGTTAAGATCCTCAAGCCGGTGGTCGAGGAAGACGACGAGCCGCGCGGCAAGAACAAGCGCAAGGCCGCCAAGCAAGCCTGA
- the secY gene encoding preprotein translocase subunit SecY produces the protein MVSAAEQLAANLNFGALAKADELKKRIWFTIGALLVYRLGTYIPLPGIDPTAWAQLFNSQSGGILGMFNMFSGGGIHRMAIFALNIMPYISASIIIQLMTTVSPQLEALKKEGEAGRKVMNQYTRYLTVVLALFQSYGIAVGLQGAGNVVSQPGLFFLISTTITLTGGTMFLMWLGEQITARGIGNGISLIIFAGIVAELPAAIANTLELGRQGAISTGFILLVIVMSVVVIAFIVFMERAQRRLLIQYPKRQVGNRMFEGQSSHLPLKLNTSGVIPPIFASSLLLLPTTVANFNAGSGPEWLTTVTTLLGHGRPLFLVLYLALIVFFCFFYTAVVFNPTETAENLKKHGGFIPGIRPGERTAEYIDYVLSRITIVGAIYLSIVCLIPEVLISYAAVPFYFGGTSLLIVVSVTMDTVAQVQGYLLAHQYEGLIKKSKLRGRNR, from the coding sequence ATGGTTTCGGCAGCGGAACAACTGGCAGCCAATCTCAATTTCGGCGCGCTCGCCAAGGCCGATGAGCTTAAGAAGCGCATCTGGTTCACCATCGGCGCGCTGTTGGTTTATCGCCTCGGCACCTACATTCCGCTGCCGGGCATTGACCCCACCGCTTGGGCGCAGCTGTTCAACAGTCAGTCGGGCGGCATTCTCGGCATGTTCAACATGTTCTCCGGTGGCGGCATCCACCGGATGGCGATCTTCGCCTTGAACATTATGCCTTACATCTCGGCCTCCATCATTATTCAGCTGATGACGACGGTGTCGCCGCAGCTTGAAGCGCTGAAGAAGGAAGGCGAGGCCGGCCGCAAGGTCATGAACCAGTACACCCGGTATCTCACCGTGGTGTTGGCGCTGTTCCAGTCCTACGGCATCGCCGTCGGTCTGCAGGGCGCCGGCAATGTCGTCAGCCAGCCTGGCCTGTTCTTCCTGATTTCGACCACAATCACGCTCACCGGCGGCACCATGTTCCTGATGTGGCTCGGCGAACAGATCACCGCGCGCGGCATTGGCAACGGCATCTCGCTGATCATCTTCGCCGGCATCGTCGCCGAACTGCCGGCTGCCATCGCAAACACCCTCGAACTCGGCCGTCAGGGTGCGATCTCGACCGGCTTTATCCTGCTGGTCATCGTGATGTCGGTCGTTGTTATTGCCTTCATCGTGTTTATGGAGCGCGCGCAGCGCCGCCTGCTGATTCAGTATCCGAAGCGCCAGGTCGGCAACCGCATGTTCGAGGGCCAGTCCTCGCATCTGCCGCTCAAGCTCAACACTTCGGGCGTCATTCCGCCGATCTTCGCCTCGTCGCTGCTGCTGCTGCCCACGACGGTCGCGAACTTCAACGCTGGCTCGGGGCCCGAATGGCTGACCACGGTGACGACATTGCTCGGTCACGGCCGGCCGCTGTTCCTGGTGCTGTATCTGGCGCTGATCGTGTTCTTCTGCTTCTTCTACACCGCAGTCGTATTCAACCCGACTGAGACGGCCGAGAATTTGAAGAAGCACGGCGGCTTCATTCCCGGCATCCGTCCTGGCGAGCGTACTGCCGAATACATCGACTATGTGCTGTCGCGAATCACGATCGTTGGTGCGATCTATCTGTCGATCGTCTGTTTGATCCCGGAAGTTCTGATTTCCTATGCCGCGGTGCCGTTCTACTTCGGCGGCACGTCGCTGCTCATCGTCGTCTCGGTGACGATGGACACCGTTGCGCAGGTGCAGGGCTATCTGCTGGCGCATCAGTACGAAGGCCTGATCAAGAAATCCAAATTGCGGGGGCGCAATAGATGA
- a CDS encoding adenylate kinase, which yields MRLILLGPPGAGKGTQSQRLVDKHGIVQLSTGDMLRAAVAAGTPVGLKAKSIMEAGQLVPDEVVVAIIADRIDQPDASKGFVLDGFPRTVPQAEALDKLLADRGLKLDAVIELKVDEGILIKRIENRVAEMTARGEKVRSDDKPEVLKGRLDAYRAQTAPLTGYYDSKGMLRSVDGMAPVDQVTAALDGILKPSKTI from the coding sequence ATGAGATTGATCCTGCTCGGCCCGCCGGGGGCGGGGAAGGGCACGCAGTCGCAGCGACTCGTCGACAAGCACGGCATCGTGCAGCTGTCGACCGGCGACATGCTTCGCGCAGCCGTCGCGGCCGGTACACCGGTCGGCCTGAAAGCCAAGAGCATCATGGAAGCCGGGCAGCTGGTGCCGGACGAGGTCGTGGTTGCGATCATCGCCGACCGAATCGACCAGCCCGATGCCAGCAAGGGCTTTGTACTTGATGGCTTCCCGCGCACCGTTCCGCAGGCGGAGGCGCTGGACAAGCTGCTGGCTGATCGCGGCCTCAAGCTCGACGCCGTGATCGAGCTGAAGGTCGACGAGGGCATCCTGATCAAACGCATTGAGAACCGGGTCGCGGAAATGACCGCGCGGGGCGAAAAAGTGCGCTCGGACGACAAACCGGAGGTCCTCAAAGGCCGTCTGGACGCCTACAGGGCGCAGACCGCGCCGCTGACCGGCTATTACGATTCCAAGGGCATGCTGAGGAGCGTCGACGGCATGGCCCCGGTAGACCAGGTAACCGCTGCGCTAGATGGTATCCTGAAACCATCTAAGACCATCTAG
- the rpsM gene encoding 30S ribosomal protein S13, whose amino-acid sequence MARIAGVNLPTNKRVVIALQYIHGIGQKIAKDIVTKLNLPAERRVSQLTDAEVLQIRELIDQEYLVEGDLRRETSMNIKRLMDLGCYRGLRHRKGLPVRGQRTHTNARTRKGPAKTIAGKKKTA is encoded by the coding sequence GTGGCTCGTATCGCGGGCGTCAATTTGCCCACCAATAAGCGTGTTGTCATCGCGCTCCAGTACATCCATGGCATCGGTCAGAAGATCGCCAAGGATATTGTCACCAAGCTGAACCTGCCGGCCGAGCGCCGCGTGTCGCAGCTCACCGACGCTGAGGTTCTGCAGATCCGCGAACTCATCGACCAGGAATATCTGGTGGAAGGCGATCTGCGTCGCGAGACGTCGATGAACATCAAGCGTCTGATGGACCTCGGCTGCTACCGCGGCCTGCGTCACCGCAAGGGCCTGCCGGTCCGCGGTCAGCGCACGCACACCAACGCGCGCACGCGCAAAGGCCCGGCGAAGACCATCGCCGGCAAGAAGAAGACTGCCTAA
- the rpsK gene encoding 30S ribosomal protein S11, with product MAKEATTRVRRRERKNIASGVAHVNASFNNTMITITDAQGNAIAWSSSGTMGFKGSRKSTPYAAQMAAEDASKKAQEHGMRTLEVEVSGPGSGRESALRALQASGFTITSIRDVTSIPHNGCRPRKRRRV from the coding sequence ATGGCGAAGGAAGCCACCACCCGCGTCCGCCGGCGCGAGCGCAAGAACATCGCGTCGGGCGTCGCCCACGTGAACGCGTCGTTCAACAACACCATGATCACCATCACCGACGCGCAGGGCAACGCTATCGCCTGGTCGTCGTCCGGTACGATGGGCTTCAAGGGTTCGCGCAAGTCGACGCCTTATGCGGCGCAGATGGCCGCGGAAGACGCTTCGAAGAAGGCGCAGGAGCACGGCATGCGCACCCTCGAAGTGGAAGTGTCCGGTCCGGGTTCGGGTCGCGAGTCGGCGTTGCGTGCGTTGCAGGCTTCCGGCTTCACCATCACGTCAATTCGTGATGTGACCTCGATCCCGCACAATGGCTGCCGGCCGCGCAAGCGGCGTCGGGTGTAA
- a CDS encoding DNA-directed RNA polymerase subunit alpha, producing the protein MTGEHVIQKNWQELIRPNKLQVTAGSDPARFATVIAEPLERGFGVTLGNALRRILLSSLQGAAVQSVHIDGVLHEFSSIAGVREDVTDLVLNVKDIAIKMQGEGPKRMVVKKQGPGTVTAGDIQTVGDVVVLNPDLVLCTLDEGAEIRMELTVNTGKGYVAAERNRPEDAPIGLIPVDSLYSPVRKVSYKVENTREGQILDYDKLTLTIETNGAVTPEDSLAYAARILQDQLNVFVNFEEPRKEQAAETIPDLAFNPAFLKKVDELELSVRSANCLKNDNIVYIGDLVQKTEAEMLRTPNFGRKSLNEIKEVLAQMGLHLGMEVPGWPPENIEELAKRFEDHY; encoded by the coding sequence ATAACGGGTGAACACGTGATTCAGAAAAATTGGCAGGAACTGATCAGGCCGAACAAGCTCCAGGTGACGGCGGGGTCCGACCCGGCGCGCTTTGCGACCGTCATCGCCGAGCCGCTCGAGCGCGGTTTTGGCGTAACGCTTGGCAATGCGCTGCGGCGCATTTTGTTGTCGTCGCTGCAGGGCGCGGCGGTGCAGTCCGTCCACATCGACGGCGTGCTGCATGAGTTCTCCTCGATCGCTGGCGTGCGCGAGGACGTCACCGACCTTGTGCTCAACGTCAAGGACATCGCCATCAAGATGCAGGGCGAAGGCCCCAAGCGCATGGTGGTGAAGAAGCAGGGTCCGGGCACCGTTACCGCGGGCGACATTCAGACCGTCGGCGATGTCGTGGTGCTCAACCCCGATCTCGTGCTCTGCACGCTGGACGAGGGCGCCGAGATCCGCATGGAGCTCACCGTCAACACCGGCAAGGGCTATGTGGCCGCCGAGCGTAACCGTCCGGAAGATGCGCCGATCGGTCTGATCCCGGTCGACTCGCTGTACTCGCCGGTGCGCAAGGTGTCGTACAAGGTCGAGAACACCCGCGAAGGTCAGATCCTCGACTACGACAAGCTGACGCTGACCATCGAGACCAACGGCGCGGTGACGCCGGAAGATTCGCTGGCTTATGCCGCGCGCATCCTCCAGGACCAGCTCAACGTATTCGTGAACTTCGAGGAGCCCCGCAAGGAGCAGGCCGCGGAAACCATCCCGGACCTCGCCTTCAACCCGGCTTTCCTCAAGAAGGTGGACGAGCTCGAGCTGTCGGTGCGTTCGGCCAACTGTCTCAAGAACGACAACATCGTCTACATCGGCGATCTGGTTCAGAAGACCGAAGCCGAGATGCTGCGCACGCCGAACTTCGGCCGCAAGTCGCTCAACGAGATCAAGGAAGTGCTGGCGCAGATGGGCCTCCACCTCGGCATGGAAGTGCCGGGCTGGCCGCCGGAAAACATCGAAGAGCTCGCCAAGCGCTTCGAGGATCATTACTAG
- the rplQ gene encoding 50S ribosomal protein L17 has product MRHGKVYRKLGRHSSHRMAMLANMAASLIKHEQIVTTLPKAKELRPIVEKLITLGKKGDLSARRQAISELRDANMVKKLFDTLAPRYKDRHGGYTRIMKAGFRYGDNAAQAVIEFVDRDVDAKGLDSGPVQAKQAEDENA; this is encoded by the coding sequence ATGCGTCACGGTAAAGTCTATCGCAAGTTGGGAAGGCACTCTTCGCATCGCATGGCGATGCTGGCCAACATGGCCGCTTCCTTGATCAAGCACGAGCAGATCGTCACGACTCTGCCGAAGGCGAAGGAACTGCGTCCGATCGTCGAGAAGCTGATCACGCTCGGCAAGAAGGGCGATCTGTCGGCCCGCCGCCAGGCGATCTCCGAGCTGCGCGATGCCAACATGGTCAAGAAGCTCTTCGACACGCTGGCGCCGCGTTACAAGGATCGTCACGGCGGCTACACCCGCATCATGAAAGCCGGCTTTCGCTATGGCGACAATGCGGCGCAGGCCGTGATTGAGTTTGTCGATCGCGACGTCGATGCCAAGGGCCTGGATTCGGGCCCAGTGCAGGCCAAGCAGGCCGAAGACGAAAACGCTTAA
- a CDS encoding ankyrin repeat domain-containing protein, translating into MGDTKADQALIEAAGRGDGIAVRRLIAEGASVRARDGQGRTALLAATHAPPGVGTEAARLLIAAGADVNAKDAIQDSPYLYAAAEGRNDILRMTLAAGADLQSTNRYGGTGLIPAAHHGHPETVRILLRTAIDKDHVNKLGWTALLEAIVLGDGGPVHTEIVRDLVRSGASVTIADREGVSPLAHARRRGYAAIVAILETAGAR; encoded by the coding sequence ATGGGCGATACAAAAGCCGACCAGGCCCTGATCGAGGCCGCAGGCCGCGGCGATGGCATTGCCGTGCGCCGGCTGATCGCCGAGGGCGCCAGCGTTCGGGCGCGCGACGGGCAGGGCCGCACGGCGCTGCTCGCTGCGACCCATGCTCCGCCGGGCGTCGGGACGGAGGCCGCAAGGCTGCTGATTGCGGCCGGCGCCGACGTCAACGCGAAGGACGCGATCCAGGATTCGCCCTACCTTTACGCCGCTGCCGAAGGCCGCAACGACATCCTGCGCATGACGCTGGCGGCCGGCGCCGACCTCCAGAGCACCAACCGCTATGGCGGCACCGGCTTGATCCCGGCCGCCCACCATGGCCATCCGGAAACCGTGCGCATTCTTCTGCGCACCGCGATCGACAAGGACCACGTCAACAAACTTGGCTGGACGGCGCTCCTGGAAGCCATCGTGCTGGGGGATGGCGGGCCGGTACATACCGAGATCGTGCGCGATCTGGTGCGGTCAGGTGCAAGTGTAACTATCGCCGACCGCGAGGGCGTCAGCCCACTCGCCCACGCCCGCCGCCGCGGCTATGCCGCCATCGTTGCGATCCTGGAAACGGCCGGCGCGCGATAG
- a CDS encoding c-type cytochrome, whose product MFKVMPRRAFGAAALFVLSALAGTAANAQANGDLVARGGYLVNTVMTCHNCHTPMGPNGPDFSRALSGGLLFDEPPFKVTGSNITQDKETGIGSWTDAQIKHLLRTGQRPNGVQIAAVMPTAFYGIITERDMDAIVAYLRTVKPVKNKVPDPVYKMQIPHHAFPGAEKPYTEAMLSDKVKNGFYLATIAHCMECHTPFGARGKDFVGDLGKGGMEFPGPWGKSVSANITASKAKGLGDWTDAQIRAAITQGVSMDGHKLRPPMGYPFYARMTGEDIDAMIAYLRMVPAKE is encoded by the coding sequence ATGTTCAAAGTCATGCCGCGGCGTGCGTTTGGCGCAGCCGCCTTGTTTGTATTATCCGCTTTGGCCGGCACCGCCGCCAACGCGCAGGCGAATGGGGATCTGGTCGCGCGCGGCGGCTATCTCGTCAACACCGTGATGACCTGCCACAACTGCCATACGCCCATGGGGCCGAACGGCCCGGATTTCTCCCGGGCGTTGTCGGGCGGGTTGTTGTTCGACGAGCCGCCGTTCAAGGTGACCGGCTCGAACATCACGCAGGACAAGGAAACCGGCATCGGCAGCTGGACCGATGCCCAGATCAAGCATCTGCTGCGCACCGGACAGCGGCCGAATGGCGTGCAGATTGCCGCTGTGATGCCCACCGCCTTCTACGGCATCATCACCGAACGCGACATGGACGCCATCGTCGCTTATCTGCGCACGGTCAAGCCGGTCAAGAACAAGGTGCCGGACCCGGTCTACAAGATGCAGATCCCGCATCACGCGTTCCCCGGAGCGGAAAAGCCCTACACGGAAGCGATGCTGAGCGACAAGGTGAAGAATGGCTTCTACCTCGCCACCATCGCCCACTGCATGGAGTGCCACACGCCGTTCGGCGCCAGGGGCAAGGACTTCGTCGGCGATCTCGGCAAGGGCGGCATGGAATTCCCGGGGCCCTGGGGCAAGTCGGTGTCGGCCAATATTACCGCGAGCAAAGCCAAGGGTCTCGGCGACTGGACCGACGCGCAGATCAGAGCCGCGATCACACAAGGCGTGTCCATGGACGGCCACAAGCTCAGGCCGCCGATGGGGTATCCCTTTTATGCGCGCATGACCGGCGAAGATATCGACGCGATGATTGCCTATCTGCGCATGGTGCCGGCCAAGGAGTGA
- a CDS encoding helix-turn-helix transcriptional regulator has translation MPAAANDEKQLGLYLKDRRAKLDPAAFGLPLTRRRTPGLRREEVAQRAHVSATWYTWLEQGRGGAPSADVLDRIARALMLTQAEREHLFFIGLGRAPDAHAHVHADQGVSPRLQRLIDSMELNPAVVKTTTWDVVAWNKAAAAVLTDYAKLPPNNRNILRIIFADPYSRARQKDWHAVARFVVAAFRADAARSGASDKVKALVDELSAASPDFAAMWRENDVRHYGEGTKNIRSPKGDMIGLEYSSFAVDGRPDLGLVVYTPATVADAAKVKMLVKGKKKKR, from the coding sequence ATGCCGGCGGCCGCCAACGACGAGAAACAACTCGGTCTTTATCTGAAGGACCGCCGGGCAAAGCTTGATCCGGCCGCGTTCGGGCTGCCGCTCACGCGACGCCGCACGCCGGGGCTGCGCCGCGAGGAGGTGGCGCAGCGCGCTCATGTCAGCGCCACCTGGTACACATGGCTCGAACAGGGCCGCGGCGGCGCTCCGTCCGCCGATGTGCTCGACCGCATCGCCCGCGCGCTGATGCTGACGCAGGCCGAGCGCGAGCATCTCTTCTTCATCGGCCTCGGCCGTGCGCCGGACGCGCATGCGCATGTGCATGCCGATCAGGGCGTGTCGCCCCGCCTGCAACGGCTGATCGACTCCATGGAGCTGAACCCTGCCGTGGTGAAGACCACGACTTGGGATGTGGTCGCCTGGAATAAAGCCGCAGCGGCGGTGCTCACCGATTACGCAAAACTGCCGCCCAACAATCGCAACATCCTCCGTATTATTTTCGCCGACCCGTACAGCCGCGCACGACAAAAGGACTGGCACGCCGTCGCCCGTTTTGTCGTCGCCGCATTTCGCGCCGATGCCGCGCGATCCGGTGCATCCGACAAGGTCAAGGCACTGGTCGATGAACTGAGCGCGGCCAGCCCTGACTTCGCGGCGATGTGGCGCGAGAACGACGTGCGCCATTACGGCGAAGGCACCAAGAATATCCGATCGCCCAAGGGCGACATGATCGGCCTCGAATATTCATCCTTCGCCGTCGACGGCCGGCCCGATCTCGGGCTGGTCGTCTACACGCCAGCGACCGTGGCGGATGCGGCGAAGGTGAAGATGCTGGTGAAGGGCAAGAAGAAAAAGCGGTAG